One Salmo trutta chromosome 12, fSalTru1.1, whole genome shotgun sequence genomic region harbors:
- the LOC115204622 gene encoding NEDD4-binding protein 2-like 1 yields MSRGRQNQRLKKLIILRGLPGVGKTKMAKMLCVKYARPEVERGIFSTDRYHKRSNYNRKYFQRNHQRNREDVFKALNRGVDPIIVDNTNISLWEMWPYIHMGMRQGDYDITMMELPKGYPQNKISINKLYRWCKHKIPKRKFRYFEARWEEAYNIWHVFNDSYSINHWEQREEKWNVQ; encoded by the exons ATGTCGAGAGGAAGACAAAATCAACGCTTGAAGAAACTGATCATCCTTCGAGGTTTGCCAGGAGTTGGAAAGACAAAGATGGCAAA AATGCTCTGTGTTAAATATGCAAGACCTGAAGTGGAAAGAGGAATTTTCTCCACTGACAGGTACCATAAAAGGTCCAACTACAACAGGAAATACTTTCAACGCAACCATCAGCGGAATAGAGAGGATG TTTTTAAAGCCTTGAACAGAGGAGTGGATCCGATCATCGTTGACAACACAAACATTTCTCTTTGGGAGATGTGGCCCTATATCCACATG GGGATGCGACAGGGTGACTATGACATCACTATGATGGAGCTGCCTAAAGGCTATCCTCAGAACAAAATCTCCATCAACAAGCTGTACAG ATGGTGTAAGCATAAGATCCCCAAGCGTAAGTTCAGGTACTTTGAGGCTCGCTGGGAAGAAGCTTACAACATCTGGCATGTATTTAACGACAGCTACTCCATAAACCACTGGGAGCAACGCGAAGAGAAATGGAAcgtccagtga